Within the Amaranthus tricolor cultivar Red isolate AtriRed21 chromosome 15, ASM2621246v1, whole genome shotgun sequence genome, the region CTACATATGACGGTTTTGCTAATACCTACACAGTGAGACATGAGGTAAAGCTCAAAGCCTTGATTCCTTTACCCCCACACAAGACCATAACCCCACCCCTTGGACAAAACCTACAGCTGATGAATAGAAAGGCTTGTGAGAGGGAAATAAAGAGCCAAGAGGAAGTGTATCTGATGTTTACTAAAGAGATAGACCAACCTGTAGACCTACCTGGGGAGGTTAAGCCTTTACTGCATGAGTATGCAGATGTGTTCCCTGTTGAGCTACCGCCTAGACTACTACGCATTAGGGGCATAGAACACCAAATTGACTTGATACCTGGAGCTGCCCTACCAAATAGACCTGCCTATAGGACAAACCATGTTGAGACTAAGGAGCTTTAGAGGCAGATTGAGGAGCTTATGCAGAGAGGTTATGTGAGGGAAAGCCTTAGCCCCTGTGTTGTGCTTACTATCTTAGTGCCTAAGAGAGATGGTACATGGAGGATGTGTGTTGATAGTAGAAGTGTCAA harbors:
- the LOC130801126 gene encoding uncharacterized protein LOC130801126 produces the protein MIGSYKDKVLCDVLDMSACHLLLGRPWQYDRKTTYDGFANTYTVRHEVKLKALIPLPPHKTITPPLGQNLQLMNRKACEREIKSQEEVYLMFTKEIDQPVDLPGEVKPLLHEYADVFPVELPPRLLRIRGIEHQIDLIPGAALPNRPAYRTNHVETKEL